The Natator depressus isolate rNatDep1 chromosome 21, rNatDep2.hap1, whole genome shotgun sequence genomic sequence CGTGAAAAGGTATTTCCTTGTATTAGTTATGGATTTACCGCCTCTCCGTTTCTTTGCatgtccctttgttcttgtgttgtgagacagggagaacagaagcttcTGATCTCCCTTCTGTAAACCAGTCATTAGTTTTATAGACTTATATCATGGCTCCTCTTATTCCCCACCTTCCTAAAGTAACAATCCTAGTCTCATCAATCTCTCTTCAGATCAGTTTTATCGttgccctaatcatttttgttgccgttcTCTGAACCCCTTTAATCTTCCTTTTTGAGATGCGATGGCCAGAACTGCGCACGGTTTTCCAAATGAGGCACACTTGGTTTATGTAATGGCACCATGATATTTCCCATATGAATCCCTGTCCCTTTCCTTTTGCATCTTAAGAATTATTTGCTTTTTGACCGCAGCTGCAATTAAGCAGAAGTCTCCACTGAGTGGGCTACAGTGATACCCGGGTCCCTTTCCTGAGTTGATCTAATGAATTTAGAACCTAGTAAGGTTTAGGAGTAGTTCAAATTATTCCATCCCAACTGCAGTACTTGGCATTTATCAAATTTAGCTTCATCTACCCTTGTGCTGCTCATTCCTCTAGCTTGATTAGGTCCCTCCGAAGTTCCTCACAGTTCTCTCTGGATTGGACTGACCTAAATAACTTCGTGTCATCTGCACCTCACTGCTCACCCCCATTTCCAGATCACTAATAAATACATGAAGTAACGGTGGGCCTAATGAGAAACTTTGAGGCACCTGCTCTTCATCTTCTGCCATgatgaaaactggccatttattcctactgatTCCTGACTCTTAGCTGGTTTTTGATCTATGACAATACTTTGTCTCTCACTCTGATGACTTAGCTTGTGTAGTAGCCTcttgtgagggactttgtcaaaggccttTGACAGTCTAAATAAATTGTCAACAGGCTTTCCTTTATCCAATACTGTATTGACATATTCAGTGAAGTCTGTTTGATTAGTGAAATGTGATTTACCTCTGCAAAAGCCAGGCTGGTTAGGCAAAGATCAGAGTGGTTTACGCTACTTAAAAAAACTCTTTGGCCCTTTTCAAGAGCATAATGCTCATTTTCTCTGTTGTTTGAGCTGTGTAGTGACACGCCCAGCGATTTGTGTGTAACAGGGTCTTCAGGTAACCCAGATTAAGAAAGTCCGTGTTCTCATTGACGAAGCCATCCTGAAGTGCGATGCTGAGCGTGTGAAACTGGAGGCAGAGCGGTTTGAAAGCCTCCGAGAAATTGGAAACCTCCTCCACCCCTCTGTGCCCATCAGCAACGATGAGGTAGGAGCCAGACGCATCCCCTCTGTGTAGACGATGTCTCTGTCAGGTTTTGGGAAGTACCGTACAGTCAGCTTGAAACAGCCATACACAGCACATCAAAGTGACCGCAGACGCAGTCAGTGAGCTCCCTGTTGAGAGGGGTTGCTGAGATCGGGTAGGGAGTGAATGAAATCTGCATTACAAGACAGGGTGTCCTGCAGCGAAGGAGCTCACTGAACACAAAGACCCGCTCAGACAGTGTGGAACTCTCCGCCATTGTTTAGTGCATACATGGGAAACTTGGGCAGAGCCAAACGCTGGGATATGCACTTGCCCATTGCATTCACCCAGCAAGAATGTTTAACTCCAGGAATACAATTGGGCTGGGCCAGCAGCCAAGTGACATCATATTATGCTGCCGGCTGGGATCAGCATTAGGGTTCCAAGCTGTGTCTGTCAGTTGCCTGGATTTAGTCGCTAAGGAGACTGCAGAGCCAATCCCAAGGTGAGGGAGCCCCTCGGGTTGAGTCCGGTAACAGCTGTGGCAAGCGCTCAGACAAGTATTGATGCTCTCCACTGGGAGATGCCTGAGGTTTGAGCACTGACCCttgtggggaaagggagggagaggaatgagGGCCTGACCACTCCCTCTTCATTCCTTACCTACCTTCCACAGAACACACTGGCCCAGGGTTCTACACCCCGCACCGGGCGTGGCCGTCCAAGTGAGCCCATGTTTTCCTTCTCTCGCCTTGCATGCAGGATGCAGATAACCGCGTGGAGAGGATCTGGGGAGACTGCGCGGTGAGGAAGAAGTACTCCCATgtggacttggtggtgatggtggaTGGCTACGAGGGAGAAAAGGGGGCCATAGTAGCTGGAAGCAGAGGGTACTTCCTGAAGGTGAGAGCCCGAAGCCCCAAACCTTCCTGGTTCTGAGATGCAGGAAAAAGAATCAGACGGGCATAGAACAAAGCACCTGCCTTTGTGGCAGAGATCTGCTGCTTTCCTGCCATTCGTGTTGTACCTCCCACTAATCTAATCTACTGAACTAGTAGGCACAAGTGCATTTTCTGGTGCTGAATTTGATCGCTGATCATGTACTAGGCAGAGGGAGTTTTCCCCTCCTTTAGGGAGGGAGCAAAGCCTCTGCACAGCGGGTGGAGTTCAGCCTTGCATTAGCTTTTTAAAGACAGCTGCATGTGCCACAATCAAAGGGTGTCCGACTGGGTGCGTGGGAATATGACCAGTGCTGCCTGTCCACTGTTGCTGAGCATGTTTTCAGTGCAGACGCTCCATGGCATGACTGTGTATAAAACCTTTTGGACCAAGACTTGCATGGGGTAAGCCCATCACCATTGTTTGCCTTCAGGTATCATCGGTTTGGACTCCTTTTTCTGTCTTAATTATTGGCTCCATTCTCTAAGCTGAGCTATTGTAGGCACTTTTGGCCTGGTCGTCAGAGGCACTCAGCTCCCAGGACAGGAGTTGCAtgcactcagcacctctggaatCCGAGCCATTGGTCCTTCGTGTGACCTGAGAGGCTTGTCTTGTGTTTGTAGGGTGCCCTGGTTTTCCTTGAGCAGGCGCTGATCCAGTATGCTCTGCAGACCCTGCTCAGCAAGGGGTACACCCCTATCTACACACCCTTCTTCATGAGGAAAGAGGTGATGCAGGAGGTGGCTCAGCTCAGTCAGTTTGATGAGGAGCTTTACAAGGTAAGCTGCAGGGAAGGGCCTGTGCGTCCTGATGCTGGCAAACCAAGTACGGTTTTCCGTTAGTGTTTGCCATGGCAAAGGATCCTTCTAGCCTGTGGCTCTTGCTGTTCCTGGGGCCGAGGTCTGCATTGCGGAGGCTATTGCACGTATCCATAGATGTGTGTTCTGCTCTGGCACGCTAACAGAATGCTGTTCAATCCCCGTCTCCAGGTCATTGGCAAGGGCAGTGAGAAATCGGAGGACAGCTCTGTCGATGAGAAGTACCTGATTGCTACCTCTGAACAGCCAATTGCAGCTTTGCACAGGGATGAGTGGCTGAAGCCGGAAGATCTGCCCATCAGATACGCTGGGCTGTCCACCTGCTTCAGGCAGGAAGTTGGCTCGCACGGCCGTGACACCAGAGGCATCTTCCGGGTGCACCAGTTTGAAAAGGTAAAGGGACGTGCTGCTAGCCAGTTAGCATCCTGCAAACGTTTCCCAGCTAGTAGATAAGAATGGGCTTGGGGTCTTTTCTCCCAGGTGTTGGATATTTGAAGGGAAAATGAGTAATACCCTGGAGCAGAGGGGAACTGCAGAGCCCCCTCGCTGCATGATCTGAGGAGAGGTCTGCAGGTTCAACACCCTCAGAACAAGAGTTATTCCAGAAAGCCCCCTCTGGGTGCTGCTGCTGGCCTCTTCCAAGTAAAGTAATTACAGATTTGTGAGACTGCAAAGGTCCTTTAGGGGTCAGTCAGTATAAATTGCTGTCAGTTTCCAGGCCTTCTGTCATTTCCCGTCACCATCAGTTCATTACACTGGGATTCCATGAGATGGACATTGGAGAAGACATTTTCTACTGCAATAATCTCCTTGTCTTCTGGTTCCCGTTCTCTGAATCCACCATTCCTGGGCCTTGCCTCacctctgagcagcagcagactAAGATGTGCAGTCCGACCCTCTATAcgttgcttctctctcttcccacccccccatccctaggacctccctaggacctagacaaattggaggattgggccaaaagaaatctgatgaggttcaataaggataagtgcagggtcctacacttaggatggaagaatccaatgcaccgctacagactagggaccgaatggctaggcagcagttctgcggaaaaggacctaggggtgacagtggacgagaagctggatatgagtcagcagtgtgcccttgttgccaagaaggccaatggcattttgggatgtataagtaggggcatagcgagcagatcgagggacgtgatcgttcccctctattcgacactggtgaggcctcatctggagtactgtgtccagttttgggccccccactacaagaaggatgtggataaattggagagagtccagcgaagggcaacaaaaatgattaggggtctagagcacatgacttatgaagagaggctgagggagctgggattgtttagtctgcagaagagaagaatgaggggggatttgatagctgctttcaactacctgaaagggggttccaaagaggatggctctagactgttctcaatggtagcagatgacagaacgaggagtaatggtctcaagttgcaatgggggaggtttagattggatattaggaaaaactttttcactaagagggtggtgaaacactggaatgcgttacctagggaggtggtagaatctccttccttagaggtttttaaggtcaggcttgacaaagccctggctggggtgatttaactgggaattggtcctgcttcgagcagggggttggactagatgaccttctggggtcccttccaaccctgatattctatgattctatgatccccacccccagattGAGCAGTTTGTCTACGCGTCGCCTCATGACAACAAGTCTTGGGAGATGTTTGATGAAATGATTGCGACTGCCGAGGAGTTCTACCAGTCGCTGGGCATTCCTTACCGCGTCGTCAATATTGTCTCAGGTACGGAACTCGGCTCTCCTGCTCCTGGGCGCACACGCTCCTCTCTGTAGGGATaccactaaactgggaggagaggtagatacgctggaggggagggacaggatacagagggccctagacatattagaggattgggccaaaagaaatctgatgaggttcaacaaggacaagtgcagagtcctgcacttaggacagaagaatcccatgcaccgctacagactagggactgaatggctcggcagcagttctgcggaaaaggacctaggggttacagtggacgagaagctggatgagagtcaacagtgtgcccttgttgccaagaaggctgtcggcgttttgggctgtataagtaggagcattgccagcagatcgagggacgtgatcattcccctctattcggcattggtgaggcctcatctggagtactgtgtccagtttggggccccacactagaagaaggatgtggaaagagtccagcggagggcaacacaaatgattaggggactggaacacgtgagttatgaggagaggctgagagaactgggattatttagtctgcggaagagaagaatgaggggggatttgatagctgctttcaactacctgaaagggggttccaaagaggatggatctagactgttctcagtggtagctgatgacagaacaaggagtaatggtctcaagttgcagtggggaggtttaggttggatattaggaaaaactttttcactaggagggtggtgaagcactggaatgcgttacctagggaggtggtggaatcgccttccttagaggATTTGAAGGCCTGgtttgacacagccctggctgggaggatttaattgaggttggtcctgctttgagcagggggttgggctcgatacctcctgaggtcccttcccaccctgagatTCTGTAATGATGTGAAGGACCAGCCTGCCATCGAAGGACAGGGGCCAAGACAGGAGTCGAGTGGGCAGGGCAGTGTCTGAggagccagccctggctctggtCCTGGCTCGGCTTCTGACCTGCGGGTGAGCTTGGGCAAGCCCCTGCCCCTGTCTGTGCCTCTGGTTAGAATGTGTACAGCACCCAGCGCGATGGGCCTTGGGCTCAGCCTCTGCACACTGCTGCCATAAAGATAAAGCGGCTGTTGTCCCACGGCCTGCTCAAACCTGTGGCTGGTGTGGTCGGAAAGGAGCCCAAAGTGTCCTGTTTCCTTGGTGGTCACTGGGCAGTAACACTTCAGGAACATACACTGCAGTGGCTGTACCCCCGCTCTGAGTAGTGCCCTGCCTAGCCACGGTCAGAACAATCTTGGGGGGATCAAGAGCTCACTTGGGCTTCGTAGGAAAAGCTAATAATGGACTTGTATTGAGTCTGAAATGGCTCGTCCCTTCCTCTAGGGAAGGAACTGCTGTGACCTGCTAGCAGCGTCCGTGTGGGCACCGCAGGGGAGTCCACTTTGAAAGCTGTGTGCGTGTTGATTAGGCACTGCTGGGCTGAGACTGTCAGTTTGATCCACGTGCTACGCTGTCACCATTACCttgtgcttcccccacccccagctgtctTGTTCCCCCTTTTGTGTCTCCGCTTACGCTGTAAGGGAGTTTGGGCAGGAACTCTCAGTGCTTGGTGCTGCGCTAACATACAGCAGTGGGGCCCCGATTGGACTCCTACATGCTTCAGGAACCCAAGTGCCCGGATGGGG encodes the following:
- the SARS1 gene encoding serine--tRNA ligase, cytoplasmic isoform X1 → MLGPAVIWAFRCCCLWDNNLPTQQVSESASKCVVSLWRSLVYFFSSNASLPGRFRADNLNKLKNLCSKTIGEKMKKKEPVGDDESVPEDAQNLDGLTADVLAGLQVTQIKKVRVLIDEAILKCDAERVKLEAERFESLREIGNLLHPSVPISNDEDADNRVERIWGDCAVRKKYSHVDLVVMVDGYEGEKGAIVAGSRGYFLKGALVFLEQALIQYALQTLLSKGYTPIYTPFFMRKEVMQEVAQLSQFDEELYKVIGKGSEKSEDSSVDEKYLIATSEQPIAALHRDEWLKPEDLPIRYAGLSTCFRQEVGSHGRDTRGIFRVHQFEKIEQFVYASPHDNKSWEMFDEMIATAEEFYQSLGIPYRVVNIVSGSLNHAASKKLDLEAWFPGSGAFRELVSCSNCTDYQARRLRIRYGQTKKMMDKVEFVHMLNATMCAMTRTICAILENYQTHDGIVVPEKLKGFMPPGLTEMIPFVKPAPIDQEPFKKQKKQHEGSRKKPAGGDSVLEGRMQNMGMNDT
- the SARS1 gene encoding serine--tRNA ligase, cytoplasmic isoform X2; protein product: MVLDLDLFRADKGGDPGRVRETQIKRFKDPALVDALVEADGAWRRCRFRADNLNKLKNLCSKTIGEKMKKKEPVGDDESVPEDAQNLDGLTADVLAGLQVTQIKKVRVLIDEAILKCDAERVKLEAERFESLREIGNLLHPSVPISNDEDADNRVERIWGDCAVRKKYSHVDLVVMVDGYEGEKGAIVAGSRGYFLKGALVFLEQALIQYALQTLLSKGYTPIYTPFFMRKEVMQEVAQLSQFDEELYKVIGKGSEKSEDSSVDEKYLIATSEQPIAALHRDEWLKPEDLPIRYAGLSTCFRQEVGSHGRDTRGIFRVHQFEKIEQFVYASPHDNKSWEMFDEMIATAEEFYQSLGIPYRVVNIVSGSLNHAASKKLDLEAWFPGSGAFRELVSCSNCTDYQARRLRIRYGQTKKMMDKVEFVHMLNATMCAMTRTICAILENYQTHDGIVVPEKLKGFMPPGLTEMIPFVKPAPIDQEPFKKQKKQHEGSRKKPAGGDSVLEGRMQNMGMNDT